A single Perca flavescens isolate YP-PL-M2 chromosome 2, PFLA_1.0, whole genome shotgun sequence DNA region contains:
- the LOC114562150 gene encoding uncharacterized protein LOC114562150 yields the protein MFLTEAGCVFIFFILYISGVHGRANSICALKGSSVDLPCSAQRPTTTMKWYTVHWVRSKPVQKELSTDENRVTYNMSAESNFTLTIKDLRESDANDYCCRETTDDPELCWTKKTELQVSDLQVKVIPSTEGQTVTLMCSTSCPLTENPAVYIWYKNREFLYQDWSPWYQQLVSSEEAVTYSCAIKGYEDLRAPQVSVDSVTFPCTFSVNYAREKMCSHQNTSVDEQWSILYPRG from the exons ATGTTTTTGACAGAAGCTGGATGTGTGTTTATCTTTTTCATCCTGTACATCTCAG GAGTTCATGGACGAGCAAACAGCATCTGTGCTTTAAAAGGTTCATCAGTGGATCTGCCCTGCTCAGCTCAACGTCCCACTACAACCATGAAGTGGTACACTGTACACTGGGTTAGATCTAAACCTGTTCAGAAGGAACTCTCTACAGATGAAAATCGTGTGACGTACAACATGTCTGCAGAGAGTAACTTCACTCTAACAATCAAAGATCTGAGAGAGAGCGATGCAAATGATTACTGCTGCAGAGAGACTACTGACGACCCAGAACTCTGCTGGACCAAAAAAACTGAGCTCCAGGTTTCAG ACCTGCAGGTAAAGGTGATTCCTTCCACAGAGGGACAGACGGTGACACTGATGTGTAGCACCAGCTGTCCTCTGACTGAAAACCCTGCAGTCTACATCTGGTACAAGAACAGAGAGTTCCTCTATCAGGACTGGTCTCCCTGGTACCAACAGCTGGTCAGCAGTGAGGAAGCAGTCACATACTCCTGTGCTATCAAAGGCTACGAGGATCTCAGAGCCCCTCAAGTCTCAGTGG ATTCTGTCACGTTTCCCTGCACCTTCAGTGTGAACTACGCCAGAGAGAAAATGTGTTCTCATCAGAACACATCAGTGGATGAGCAGTGGTCCATCTTATATCCCAGAGGTTAA
- the LOC114564706 gene encoding sialoadhesin → MKWYTVHRNGSTFVQTEVSADENRVTYNMSAESNFTLTIKDLRESDANDYCCRETTDDTELCWNNKTELQVSELKLWVDSAVVKEGRSVTLTCNTSCPLPDNTNYTWYFNSQRLGQQKKKKEKNQYYQKKTRNEDAGTYSCAVNYSTKSIRSGKIILKVESTRTAAEAAAKASAAAAAAAGVCALLLAITLLVVLFWIRKQRASGQSPKEEATDNTEQLNPDPVYENILAGPAEQEELHYSRVYFSKSQAEPLYSTIEPNQPNRQEHGAYYTSIE, encoded by the exons ATGAAGTGGTACACTGTACACAGGAATGGATCTACATTTGTTCAGACGGAGGTCTCTGCAGATGAAAATCGTGTGACGTACAACATGTCTGCAGAGAGTAACTTCACTCTAACAATCAAAGATCTGAGAGAGAGCGATGCAAATGATTACTGCTGCAGAGAGACTACTGACGACACAGAACTCTGCTGGAACAACAAAACTGAGCTCCAGGTTTCAG AACTGAAACTTTGGGTGGATTCTGCAGTGGTGAAAGAGGGTCGGAGCGTCACACTGACCTGCAATACCAGCTGTCCTCTGCCTGACAACACAAACTACACCTGGTACTTTAACAGTCAACGTCTGGGccaacaaaagaagaagaaagagaagaaccAATATTACCAAAAAAAAACCAGGAATGAGGATGCAGGAACCTACTCCTGTGCTGTCAATTACAGTACAAAAAGCATTAGATCTGGTAAAATAATTCTGAAAGTTGAAAGTACTCGgacagcagcagaagcagcagccaaagcatcagcagctgcagcagctgcagcaggagTCTGTGCTCTTCTCCTGGCTATCACACTTCtggttgttttattttggaTTAG AAAACAGAGGGCTTCGGGTCAATCTCCTAAAGAGGAAGCAACGGACAACACGGAGCAG CTAAACCCTGATCCTGTGTATGAAAACATCTTAGCTGGACCAGCAGAGCAGGAAGAGCTTCACTATAGCAGAGTCTACTTCTCTAAGAGTCAGGCAGAACCTCTTTACTCCACCATCGAACCAAATCAGCCCAATCGACAGGAGCATGGGGCTTATTACACCAGCATTGAGTGA